GAGTTCCGGCACCAGAACGCCACGTtgtaaataaaccaaaaactaATGATAACACAGTATAACCGTACACAGAGACACGCAGACACTTACTAAaggcaacacaaacacacacacaaaagcAGAAACACTCTATAAATgataaagaaaaaaccaaacaaaaatctCTTCCCAGTTtcacacaacaaaaaaaaacgcgtgATGATTggatggaaaaacaacaaaaaacacaagagaaagcaaaaaaaaacagtgtcGTAGTCGTAGAAATTAAAAAGGTAAAAAACCAATGCGCGAGAAAGAATAAACAAGCAGAGAtagtggaaaaggaaaagcggaaaagcttAGGGAAACATCAACCGACTGGAGGAGGCATGAagcggaatggaaaatgtttagTGGAAACTTGAGTGTGTCTGTagaggattttctttttcgtgcgAACCTGTAGTCGCCAAGTCTGTGGTCGACGAGTCACAAAACTCTGGCGGACCGCAACGTAGGTGGTGTGTTGTTGTCCGTGGCATTGTATAAATTTTACACCCTAAGTAAATAGTAGTGAGCGAAACGAATGACGGCGCAGTGGTGGGGTCGTGCAGGACGTTCGCCCTGTGTGTCCTGCCCGCGATCGTCCGTTTTCTTCCGAAGTCGATAGAGACCCAACAAAACAATGCTCgaatgctgctggtggcgaagGACGAAGCGAACCGTTGTGGAAAATGGTGAAGATGGAAAGTAAAGTGGCGAACGCATAAGCAGagtagcgaaacaaaaatgtgtaaaagaaaacggcggaaatggaagcgaaaaggaaacaaaaccaTAATAACAGCATCAATTGAAAAGAACGGGGCAGAAAGAAGATGCAAAACGAtggaatgaaaacgaaacatactggatgatgatgatgagtagcaaacaatattattacgattattcattattattattattcataaaactaatgagaaaaataaacataaaaaaatgattaaaaccGAGCTGATAACTGcgtgtttttcttcctctcgTCTTGGGCGGaacgaaagaaatggaaaagaaagaactGGTTCCTACTTTGGATGAAAGAACTCGTGTAATAAatgtacaaaacaaaataaaattatgctacataattttaaaacaattattttgtcGCCGACATTGGAAGAACGAAGGTATTCCACCTCTGGCCGGCAGCGGAAAgaatttttcgcttcccgacTGCGCGTGGTCCGGAACGAGCAAAAGTAACAGGGCAGCATGAGCACTCAAGAGGGCGCACCAAAATCTgatgagcgagagagagcccaCTGCGCTCTGGAATGTGATCGCGCGCAAGATCACTGCAGCGTGAAAAGGTCAGCAGATCGGTCGCTGATAACAATACGTACAGTGAAACCTCGATGATTAAACAAGCATTAATTTGTTATTagatttaatttcaaatagCTTACCCGATTGAGCTTGTAAGTGATAATCTACGCGAAGTAAGATGTCGTTCAGcacagaagaaaaatatttgtaCATCTTTACGAAGACatttaacttaatttaaaGAAGGTACGAGCTAAGACTCGACTGTACTCAGTGCCATCGGAAGGCGTGGCCGGTATTGATAAAACGAAAGTGTGCCGGTGATAAAATATGGCCTATTTCatagagagaaagcgagataAGACGCTCTGATTTTTGCGGGCGAAATTGGCAACCTTTCCGGGTTTCCCCTCtcaacgaacgaaacggcacAAAATCGACAATTTTACCAGGGCACCAGGAGCACTCAGGAGGTCGCCCAATAAATTGCCGAAGCGAGAGGGCAATACTCGATCGTCGGCCGGAAAGGATCCCGGCAACGTGAAAGAGCCAACACTAGCCGTGCTGATAACAGTACAGTCGAACCTCGGTGATCGATCGCAGTTCGAAATTGGCAGTTTAgttaaaatatattattttaatgctttaCGCAAAAATGGGTTTCGGATGCAATAAAAGGTAAATATTTCTTGTTTATAGTTGCAGTGAAAATGATTATTGACAATATTTCCGTGGTTAAAGTTTGTGAACgaacttaaattaaattgtctTTCGAACCGAGGTTCGACTGTAGCGATAGGAGAGATCGCAAATCAATTCTCTTCTAATCGATCGCGGTTGCGTGAAAGAGACCATTATAGGCAATAATGGAGAATGTTTGTTTAGGCGACCAAACTCAATAAAAATGTGCTTTTACCATTTTTGATTTGATGGTCGAGAGAAGAGTTTATTCACACAAATCAAACTTCGCTTATGAGAGTTAAGGGTTATCGAAAGTTCCGCTTACATGTGCGGTGGTGCCGGCACCGGTACGACGCCCATCGGAGGCGGCGGAACCGGATTGAACATGGGCCGCCCAGGGTGCGGCATCCGGTGCAtgttcggtggcggtggagggaTAATTTTTGGCTCCAGCTTGAAGGAAAACTGCAGGAAGAACTgcttcgtgtttttgttccagTGCGTCCAGAACTTGCCCTCCGTCTTTTCCACCTCCCGGGACGGCACCTTGAACGCGATCGTTTCGTACGGCTCGGCGGCAAACAACAGGTACTGCCACTTGCGGTCTGGCGGTTCGATCTTTTGCTCGTACGCCGACATGAATCGGTGCCGCGGCACAATGCCGTCGGTAATCTCGGGGTAATCGATCTGGAACAGCAGCGACTGTTGGCCGTTGTCCGGTTCGCGCTGCTTCGTCACCCGGTAACCGGGTCGTCCGATTTTGACGAACTTTTTCGGCTCGATCCTCGGTTTCTCCGGCTGGATGACCCACGGGGCTTCCTTCGCTTCTTTGGCCGCACGCCGCGCCAAGTTGGCCTGATGCTTCTTGCCTTGCGTGTGCGACAGATAGCTGCCCTCGTTGTTGTGCAACGTTAGGCAGAGCTTACATTCGTACGATCCGAGGTGGTTCTTCATGAAGTACGGATCCTTGTTCAGATCGATCGTTTCCAGGGCCAGCTGGCGGAGTCGCTCGCGCCGATCCCGATTACTCTCCGACCAGGAGGCGacgcctccgccaccggtcTTACCGCCGGCACGGTTCTGGAAATCCATGCTACAACGGGGAGAGAGGTCGTCAAAGTTTGTTCCAAAATTAAGTGTAGAACGGGAGGCAGTGAACTCACTTTT
The nucleotide sequence above comes from Anopheles bellator chromosome 1, idAnoBellAS_SP24_06.2, whole genome shotgun sequence. Encoded proteins:
- the LOC131216111 gene encoding splicing factor 3A subunit 2, with product MDFQNRAGGKTGGGGVASWSESNRDRRERLRQLALETIDLNKDPYFMKNHLGSYECKLCLTLHNNEGSYLSHTQGKKHQANLARRAAKEAKEAPWVIQPEKPRIEPKKFVKIGRPGYRVTKQREPDNGQQSLLFQIDYPEITDGIVPRHRFMSAYEQKIEPPDRKWQYLLFAAEPYETIAFKVPSREVEKTEGKFWTHWNKNTKQFFLQFSFKLEPKIIPPPPPNMHRMPHPGRPMFNPVPPPPMGVVPVPAPPHM